The region TGGTTTCTTTATTCTCAGTTTCGGTCGGTTCGATCATCATGCATTCCTTCACGATAAGCGGGAAGTAGATGGTCGGGGCGTGATGACCTTTATCGAGCAGGGCCTTGGCTACGTCGAGAGCACGTACACCATTTTTAGCCTGTTCAACCACAGATGCGACGAACTCATGCATGCAGATACGGTTGTAAGGGATATTGTAATGCTCTTCCAGGCGCTTGCGCATGTAGTTTGCGTTAAGAACCGCTCCTTCCGTTGCACGGGTGAGACCTTCACGTCCAAGGCGGAGCATGTATGCGTATGCCTTTAGGTACACTCCGAAGTTACCGTAGAAGGGAGCTACATAACCAATGGATTTGGGGGCATCATAATCAAGGCAGTACTGGCCGTCTTCCAGCTTTTTAACGCGGGAAACAGGCAGAAAAGGCTTGAGTCTTTCGCTGACGCCGACAGGACCGGAACCGGGGCCGCCGCCCCCGTGAGGTGTTGCAAAAGTTTTGTGCAGATTAAGGTGTACAACATCAAAGCCTGCATCGCCGACTCTCATCTTACCCATGATGGCGTTCATGTTAGCACCGTCATAGTAGAGCAGGGCGTCTTTCTCATGGATCATTTTCACCAGTTCCGGCAGGTGCGTCTCAAAAAGTCCAAGGGTGTTGGGGCAGGTCATCATTACGCCTGCAACTTCATCATCCAGAACTTCAGCCAGTGCATCGGGAGTGATGATGCCGTCCTTGGATTCAACGGAAACAACCTCGTATCCGGCAACCGCAGCGGAGGCCGGGTTGGTACCGTGCGCAGAGTCGGGGCAGATGATCTTGGTCTTCTTGTTACCCTTGTCGCGATGGTATGCAGCTATGAGCATAACCCCGGTAAGTTCGCCATGGGCACCGGCCATGGGATGCAGGGTGAACGCGGCCATACCGGTAAGTTCGCTGAGCATGGACTCGGTTTCGTGGATAACTTCAAGAGCACCCTGACAATGGCGTCCGGCCCCTTTGAGCTGGGAAATGACCGGATGCAGATTTGCAAATCCGGGCAAGGCGGCTACCTGTTCGGTGAACTTGGGGTTGTATTTCATGGTGCAGGAACCAAGGGGGTAGAAATTGGAATCCACACCGAAGTTTTTCTGGGAAAGCTGGGTGAAGTGGCGGACCACGTCCAGCTCTGAAAGTGAGGGCATTCCAGCCTCTTCGCGGAGCAGTTCGGCGGGGATGAGGTCCTCTATTTTAGCCTTGGGCTCGTCAGGCCAGCAGCCTTCGCGTCCCGGAACGGATTTTTCAAAAACTGTCTTCATTAGATTGCCCCCCGCAGAATTTCGGCGAAGATGCCGATCTGTTCTTCAGTGGTCTTTTCGGTGCAGGCTACCAGCAGCACGTTTTCATACCCTTCGTAGTAACGTCCCACGGGAAAGCCGGGGATGATGCCGCGTTCGGTGAGAGTATCAATTACCTTAAAGGCATTGACCGGCAATGATATTGCGAATTCGTTCCCGTAGGGACCCTTGGTGAACATTTCAACGCCGTTGATGGCGGTGAGTCGTTCAGCCGCGTAGTGGGCGCGTTCCACGGAAAGTGTCGCTGTGCGGCGTAAGCCTTCTTCGCCCAGCAGGCAGAGATGGATAAGGGTCCGCAGTGCGCAGAGAGCCTGATTGGAGCAGATATTCGAGGTCGCTTTCTGGCGGCGGATATGTTGCTCACGAGCCTGAATTGTCAGTACGTAACCGGTCTTGCCGTCTTCATCTTCGGTGCGGCCGGCAATACGTCCGGGCATCTGGCGGACCAGCGCTTTGGAGCAGGTCATTATTCCGAGATAAGGGCCGCCGAAGGAGAGCGGCTGACCGATAGACTGTCCGTCGGCAACTGCGATGTCCGCTCCCATCTGTCCGGGGGTTTTCAGCACGGACTGCATAACCGGGTAGGTTGACATGATAGCCAGTGCCTTGTGCTCGTGCACGGTGGCGAACAGATCGGTGAAATCGTTTACAGAACCGAAAAAGTTGGGGTTCTGAACAATTATAGCTGCTGTGTCTTTATCAACTGCCGCAGCGATGGATTTTACATTGGTACGACCATGGTCGTGAGGCACAGTGACAAGTTCGAGATTCAGGTTGGTGGTGTAGCAATCAAGCATGACCCGGTAGATAGGGTTAAGTGATTCACTTACAATTATTTTTTTACGCCTTGTCTTGCGGACTGCCATGAGGGTTGCTTCGTAAAGAGCGGACCCGCCATCGTAAACAGATGCGTTGGCGTATTTCATGTCCATGAGCCGGGCAATAGCGGTCTGGTATTCAAAAATAGCCTGTAAGGTTCCTTGGGAACATTCCGGCTGGTAGGGGGTATAGGCTGTGTAAAATTCGCTGCGGGAGGAAAGAGCATCCACCGCTGCGGGAATGAAATGGTCGTAGAATCCTGCTCCGAGGAAGCTGGTCAGGTCCGTGGTGTTCTTTGCGGCCATCTTACCCAGCATGTCGAGAACTGCCATTTCGCTTTTGCCTTTGGGCAGGTCAAAGCTTTTAGGGCGCAGTTCAGCCGGGATCTCGGCAAAGAGGTCTTCCACGGAGTTTACGCCGATCACATCAAGCATTTCCCGGATTTCTTCCGGGGAATGGGGTACGTAAGGCATTTTGTCCTCCGGTATAAAAAATTACTTCCCCGCTGACTTAAGCGGTCGGCGGGGAAGTTTGTGTTCATTTATATTAAAGAGCGCTCCGGATTAATGGGCTTCTTCTTCGGTTACTTTTTCATAAGCTGCGGCATCAAGAAGCTGGTCGGTGGGACCGGTAATTTTAACCTTGATAAGCCACCCTTCATTATAAGGATCTTCGTTGACTTTTTCAGGCGCGTCTTCCAGCGCTTCGTTAACAGCGATGACTTCGCAATCAACCGGAACGTACATTTCACTGGCAGCTTTTACGGATTCAATGGAACCGAATTCATCGCCTGCTGCGAAAGTATCTCCTTCCTGCGGCAGTTCAACGAAAGTAAGGTCGCCGAGCTGTTCCTGAGCAAAATGGGTGATACCGATCGTTCCGTTTTCACCTTCAACCTTGAGCCATTCGTGAGATTTGGCATAAAGAAGTTCCTGCGGAATCATGGGGCCTCCTTCTATTCGTACTGAATTTTTATGTTTTACGACTTAGTGTCTACGTGAATAACTCACAACAGATAGCATTCCTGCTTAAGAAATAAAAGACTTCGACAGCCCTAATTTTCAGAAAATTATTCTGAAAAATTATCCATAAATTAAAATTTAATGATTTTATAATTTTGCACTGTAATTATTCGTGTTACGCAGTCTTGTCTTTTGGCGAAAAAAAGCATACGCAGGCGCTTGATCTGACACTAGCCACGGTGTATAAATTAATGCTCGTAAGGCTTAGGGCCCGCAGGATTAATAATATAAGGCTACAGCAGTTTAAGAATTTCTTGTACAGGAGTGCTTTCTTTGAAGGATTACGTTTCCGGTGAGCGGGAATTGATAGAAGTTAAGACCGCAGGAAGGGTCTGGAAGATTGAGCGTACAGCTGATCTTGAAACCCTTTGGGATGAAATAGGCGAAGACGACTTCGGCGATGATGAGCGTTTGCCTTACTGGGCTGAGCTTTGGCCGGCGAGTGTCCTGCTCGGAGAATGGCTTTATCGCAACGCGGATTTAATCAAAGGGCGCAACTGTCTTGATCTCGGCTGCGGTCTTGGGCTTACAGCTGTGATAGGGCAATCCCTGGGCGGAAAGGTTGTCGCTTTTGATTATGAATTGCCGCCGCTTTATTTTGCCCGGGATAACGCTTTATCCAACAGGACATCCCAGCCTCTCTGGTTGCAGATGGACTGGCGGGAACCTTCCCTTGCCGAGAATTCTTTCGATTTTATCTGGGGCGGGGATATCCTTTACGAGAAAAGATTTTTTGATCCGCTGGAAAAGCTTTTTCGGCGGGTGCTTAAACCCGGCGGCATTATCTGGATGGCTGAGCCGGTTCGTGATGTGTCAGTTCCGGTCTGGAAGAAACTTGAAAATCTCGGCTGGAAGACAGCGCTGCCCCTGACTGAGAAGGCAGCCTGTTGCAATGCGGAAATGACAGTTAATATCCGGGAAGTTATGCCCGGTAAATCCATGTGATTTTACGGAGGTTTGAAATGGGTAAGACTATACGTTTCGGGGTTTCTCTTGATTCCGATCTGCTTGAAAAATTTGATCAGCTTTGTGATGAGAAAAGTTACCAGACCCGTTCTGAGGCTATCCGTGACCTGATCCGCAATATGCTGGTCGAGAAAGAATGGGACGAGACTGAAGGACAAATGGCCGGAACTCTTTCACTTGTCTACGATCATCATCATAGCGGTCTTTCACAGCGCCTTACCGAACTGCAGCATGATAGTCATGACCTGATCATGTCTACCCTGCATGTTCATCTTGATCATGATAATTGCCTTGAAGTTATGGTTCTCAAAGGGGATGGCAAGCAGATCAAAGAGCTGGCCCATCGCCTGATCTCCACCAAGGGTGTAAAGCACGGCAAGCTTGGCCTGACTACTACCGGAGAAGAGTTGGTCTAGATGGAAGACGTACAGAACAGTCCCGCTCAAGTTGCCATGTCCATCGACCGGGTAGGTGTGCGGGATTTAACACTACCTCTGGTTGTCCGTGACCGGGAGTCAGGCAGCCAGAGCACCATGGCTAAAGTTGCCTTGTCGGTTGATCTGCCCGCTCATTTCAAGGGCACGCATATGAGTCGCTTTGTGGAAGCGCTTGAAGATTGGTCTGAGGAGCTGGATTATCAGAGCTTCTACAATCTGTTAAGCGACATACTGCGCCGTCTTGAAGCACAGCGCGCGCATGCCGAACTCAGCTTTCCATACTGCCTGCAAAAAATATCCCCCGCCAGCGGGCGTAAAGGGATCATGAGTTATGAATGCACGGTGGAAGGCGAGATGGTCGGTGATAATCTGGAATTCACCCTCGGGGTCAAAGTCCCGGTTATGACGGTCTGTCCCTGCTCCAAGGCTATCAGTGACGAAGGTGCTCACAGCCAGCGGGCGGTGGTGCATATTAAGACTAAATCAAAGGGTTTTGTCTGGATTGAGGATCTGGTGGAAATTGCAGAAAAGTCCGGATCATGCGAAGTCTTCTCTTTGCTTAAGCGCGAGGACGAAAAATACGTGACTGAAAAAAGTTTTTCCAATCCCACATTTGTTGAAGACGTGGTCCGAAATGCCGCTATTGGTCTGGAAAATCATCCAAAAATTTTATGGTACAAAGTGGATGTGGAAAGTTTTGAATCAATTCACAATCATTGTGCCTTCGCAAGTATTGCCAAACCGGAATAAGTACTTACTTTATAGGTAAGGGGACAGGGGGGAAAATTCCCCATCTGGACTCGCCGTCAGCCGCAGTTGCTTACCGCATGGATAGAGCAATTGCGGCGAATCTTTGCACATTAAAAAAGCTCCCGTCGTTTTTCGGCGGGAGCTTTTTATTTTCAGATCAGGTCTATTCTGATTCCACTTCAAAAGGCCAGCCGCCCTGACCGTTGGTGAGTATGAACAGGCGGTAAGGAGCGATTCCTTTTTTAGCCAGATACTGTACAGCTCTTTCAGCTCCACCTTTTCCGCGTGGGCAGATAACTACGATGGGCTGTGCTGTGTCTTTGAGTTTGGAAAATGCCGCATTCAGTTTGTCGGTTTCAGCTGTGCTTTTTACCGGGTAGGCGTTGGTCTCAATAGCTCCCTTAATATGGTGAGCCTTGAATTCGTCTGCCACCTGAATATCAACAATCGCAACATCGGCATTGGTTGCAACTGCGTTGTGTAAAGACGCAGGGCTCATATAGTTATATGTTTCTTTCATTGCGAAAGCGTTACCCGCAAGGCACATGAAAAGTGCAGTTATCCCGATGAGCCTGATAATTTTTTTACTGAAGTTCATTTTTTTCTCCTGATTGTGTTTTGTCTCAATCCTTAAGCGCAGGCAGGAGGGTTCGTCGAATATTTAAAAGTGATGGATCGGCTGAAAAGGCATGAAGTTTTTCTATACTGTTTTAGGAGGTCAAATCTTGTATTCAGCAAAAAGACGGCGCAATTTTTCCACCCGCTTACGGTTGACCCCGAAATCTGAATATCCCAGCCGTGCTGCGGAACGGATATCTATTCTACCCTCCGCTTCGTCGTAAACACATTCCAGATCATCAACAAAACGGAACCATTTACTCCTGAATTCTGCATGCAGGTATGGCCCGTTTACGGTGATAAGATTCCCTCCCATTTTTTTGATGCAGGCTTTCAGATTAGCCATAATCTGCACAGTCGGCCCGTCGGCTTTGAATGGCTGGACCATATGCTTTTCGTCTGATGCCTGTGAAGATACGCAGTTTGGACTATCCGGGCAGGAGGAGAGGTTGCCTCCGTTTATTCCCAGATTTTTGGGGGGAGAAGAAAAGTGGGCTGTGGTGAATAACCCGGCAATACTTACGATAATCAACAGGAAGATTAGTTTGTAAATCATGGTTTGGACACTAATGCATTATTAACTCCGAGAGCAAGGAAAATCGGTGCATTTTGAAACATGGATTATGAACACTTTGTGGAAAAAAATGTTCAAAATAAAGAAAAGAGCTGGTTGGCGGGTGCGTAGCAGATAAAATGGACCTATGAAAAAATTAAAGGGGGTTTGTACGTATGCAGAAGGAGCCTTCCTTGAGCAGGTCGGCTATGGAAATTTCGTCAAGTGCTGCATACATGGCCTTGCTGGCTTTTATCCATACTTCGCGGGTGGGGCAGTTCTCAATTCGCAGGCATAGCTCATCGTTGTCGAGGCATTCCACGAGTCCTGCTTCCCCTTCAAGGCTTCGAACAACATCACCTATGCTTATGTCTTCCGGAGGCATGGCCAGAGTATGACCTCCACCGGGGCCGCGTTTGCTGGAAATAAAACCGGCTTTTTTCAGTTCGCGGATAAGTTTTTCAAGGTATTTGGTTGAAAGTCCCTGACGGCTGGCAATGTCACTGATTCGAACCGGTCCATTTGTGCAATGCATGGCTATATCCAGCATCATTCTGGTTCCATATCTGCTTCGTGTTGTCAGTCTCATGAAATTTCCTTTTTGGTTTAGCTGATTGTTTAGAAAAGTAATTGCATCGGGTCAAGGGCAATGAATCCGATGTTTCGGAATATCTGCTTCGATGTCTGTAACACACTGTTAAAATGTACTTTTTTTATGAATTATGAAAATTAATAAATTCTTGTGCTTTTGATAGTTTGTAGTTAAAAGCGTATATTGGCATGTCTGCGCGGAATGTACAAAGCAGACAAAAAAGACCAATCTGGAGATTATTATGAGCCCGAAAGAAAACGGGAAGAAAGAGTTTGATGTAATTATTGTCGGAGGCGGTCCTGCGGGACTTTTCGCAGCCTACTATCTTGGCGAGAATACCGATCTTGATGTTCTGGTCATTGAAAAGGGAAAAGCGTCCCTCAAAAGACATTGTCCCATTACCGGGGATCAGGAATGCATTAAATGCAAACCCTGCAACATCCTCTCCGGTGTGGGCGGAGCGGGGCTTTTCTCCGACGGCAAGCTCAACTATATCCATAAATTAGGTAAGACAGACCTTACCCAGTTTATGCCGGTTTCCGAGGCCAAGGCCCTCATCAATGAAACCGAAGAAATTTTCAACCGTTTCAATATGGACGGTCAGGTTTATCCTACCAATATGGAGGAAGCCAAAAACATCCGTAAGGATGCCCTGAAACACGGCATCGACCTGTTGCTGATTAAGCAGAAGCATCTCGGCAGTGATAATCTGCCCGGTCACATCGCCGCCATGGCAGACTATTGCATGGAGAAGGGAGTCACCTTCCATACCGGCGAACATGTGGAAGACATTCTTATCGAGAATGGCGAACTGGCCGGCGTAGTCACTAAAAAATGCGAATACAGAGCCAAAAACGTTATCCTCGCTCCGGGCCGTGTCGGTTCTGAATGGATGGGAAATCTTGCCAAGAAGCACGATCTCGCCATTACCCAGCGTGGTATCGAAGTCGGCGTGCGTGTAGAAGTTCACGGAGACATCATGCGTGATCTCTGCTCCGTGATTTATGATCCCACCTTTTTTATCCGCACCAACACCTATGACGATCAGGTGCGTACCTTCTGCACCAATCAGGGTGGATTCGTGGCTCTTGAAAATTATCAGGATTTCGTCTGTGTGAACGGCCACGCATACATGGATAAGAAATCAGAGAACACCAACTTCGCATTCCTTTCCAAGGTTGTGCTTGAAGAACCGGTTACCGATAATCAGGCTTACGGTGAATCCATAGGCAAGCTGGCTACCATAATCGGTGGCGGTAAGCCCATTCTTCAGCGTTTCGGTGATCTCAAACGTGGACGCCGCTCCACATGGAATCGTGTTCGCAACAGCTTTGTAGAGCCGACCATGAAGAACGTAACCTGCGGCGATATCGCCATGGCATTGCCTGAACGTATTGTGCGTAACTTAGTCGAAGGTCTGGAAAAATTAAATGACGTAGTGCCCGGTGTTGCCAATGAGGAAACCCTGCTCTACGCACCGGAAATCAAGTTTTTCTCTACTCAGGTGGAAACCAGCAATCAGCTCGAAACAGCGCTGGAAGGACTTTTTGTGGCCGGTGACGGTCCCGGAGTAGCCGGTAATATTGTTTCCGCGTCTGCTACCGGAATTCTTCCTGCTAAAGAAATTGCCAAGCGGGCTAAGAAATAAATTGCGTTTATTCATATAATGTTCGTCATGGCGGTTGTAATAGGGTTTTAGGCCCAAGCAGCTCCGCCGCAAGATGAATATGTGTATCATGAAGGGAGCTCCCGGCTGTTGTCGGCGGCTCCCTTTTTTTGGACGATATGTTTTCCTTAAGTTGTGATGACATTACGACTGGAAATATGGTAACAGCCTGCATTGTTGCTGCTGTTCTTCCGATTGTAGTGTCTTTAATTTTAAGAAGGTGAGCATGTCCGTAAGTCCCACTTCCAATCCCAGGCATTCTGCCTCAATTATATTTGTTCTTCTTATTTCCGCAGCCGCAGCCCTCGGTGGATTCCTTTTCGGTTTTGATACCGCTGTAATTAATGGCGCGGTCATCGCGCTTGGAGATTATTTCAAGGTAGGGCCGGTGCTGGTGGGAATGTCCGTTTCTCTTGCGCTGATCGGTTCTGCCTTCGGGGCTTTGCTTTCCGGTCCTGTCTCGGACCGTTACGGACGCATTAGGCCGATGCTGCTTGCGGCTTTTTTATTCACTATCAGCGGCGTTGGTTCCGGGCTTCCGGTCACTGTCTGGGATTTTATCTTCTGGCGTTTCTTAGGTGGAGTGGGGATCGGGCTCGCCAGCGCGATAACCCCGGCCTACATCGCCGAGATTTCCCCTGCTAATCTGCGCGGAAGTTTCGGATCATTGCAGCAGCTGGCCATTGTGGTAGGGATTTTCGTAGCCATGCTCAGTAATTACCTGCTGGTCGATCTTGCCGGGGGAACGGCGGATAATGTGCTCTGGTTCGGTTTTGAAACATGGCGTTGGATGTTCTGGGCTGAGGTTCCGCCTGCATTGCTGTATGGCTTTGCTGCGATGATGATTCCTGAGTCGCCGCGTTACCTGATCGGGACAGAGTGCGAGTCAGAGGCCGAGCATGTCCTAGGACGGGTTCTCGGCGAAAACGTGCGGGGAAAGATTGAAGAGATTAAACTTACGCTTCAGACAGAGGGCAAGGCTTCATTTTCAGCGATCAGAGGTAGGTATGGATTAAAGCCGATTGTCTGGATCGGGTTGGGGCTTTCGATTCTGCAGCAGTTTGTAGGAATTAATGTTATTTTTTATTATGGCTCAATGTTGTGGCGCAGTGTCGGGTTTTCCGAAGAAAATTCATTATGGATTACGGTGATTACAGGGGTTGTGAACATCGTGACCACGTTGGTGGCAATCGCCCTGATCGATAGGGTCGGTCGTAAGCCGTTGCTGTTGGCCGGGTCAGCAGGGATGGTGATTACCCTCATAATTCTGGCCTATCTGTTCGGTCAGGCCCCGATCAATGCCGCCGGGCATCCTTCTTTGAGTGGAACAGCCGCAACTGCCGCACTTTATTCAGCTAATATATATGTGTTTTGTTTCGGTTTTTCATGGGGGCCGATAGTCTGGGTACTGCTGGGGGAAATGTTCAATAACCGTATTCGTGCTTCTGCCCTTGCGCTGGGAGCCGGTGCGCAGTGGGTAGCTAACTTTATTGTTTCCGCTTCATTTCCTTCCCTCGTGCAATGGTCCGGGCTGGGATTCACCTATTCAATTTACGCTTTCTTCGCAGCGATATCCTTTTTCTTCGTCATGGTTCTGGTCCGGGAGACAAGGGGGCGCGAGCTGGAGGATATGGAATAATTTTATGGCTGAGTCCAAATTCTGGATAGCAGGTTGTTTTTTAATCGATTTTTGCAAGAAAAAATCACTTGTATATTGACTTTGTGTCATTTCATTGACAGTGAATATGTAGGGTTACCCATTTTTTAAGGTGGAGTAGTCCGTACAAGTCGGAACAGAAAAGAATACAGTTCCCCGACTAGAATAATTCTGGAGGCCGAATGGCTCTAAATTTAAGTGGAATCATTGGAAACAGTCCTGCGCTTAAGGAGGTCTTTGCGATCCTCGCAAAGGTGGCGCCGACTGACAGTACCGTGCTGGTCACCGGGGAGTCCGGCACTGGTAAGGAATTGGTTGTGCGTGCTCTGCACCACAATAGCAAACGCAAAGAAAAACCTTTTGTTCCGGTAAACTGCGGGGCAATTCCCAAGGAATTACTGGAATCGGAACTTTTCGGGCATGAGAAAGGAGCCTTCACCCATGCGGTGCGCTCCCGGCCCGGGCGGTTTGAACTGGCTGACGGCGGAACCATTTTTCTTGACGAAATAGGCGAAATGGATTTGAGCCTTCAGGTCAAGATTCTGAGGGTTTTGCAGGAAAAGGAGATTGAGCGGGTAGGTGGAACCTCCATTAAGAAAGTGGATGTACGCATTGTGGCCGCTACTAACCGTGACCTTGAGACCGAGGTTGCTGCCGGAAGATTTCGGGAGGACCTTTTTTACCGCCTGAATGTGATTCCCATGCATCTTCCTCCCTTACGCGAACGAGGCGGGGATGTTCTACTGCTGGCGAAGCATTTTCTCGGACGTTTTTGCGAAGATAAGGATATGGAGCAGCTTAAGGTTCATCCCGACGCTGCGGATATGCTTGTTTCTTACACATGGCCCGGCAATGTCCGCGAGCTTGAAAACTTCATGGAACGAATGTGTATTCTCTGCGATGAGAATGAGATTGTTCCTGATGACCTGCCGGAAAAAATCTGGAAAGACGTGGGCAAGGAGCCGAAGAAAAAGGTTGCCGAGCTTATGCAGCCGGTCGGTTTTAACTGGCCTACCCTGACTGATATGGAAGAGCAGGGTGCTTCGGGGCTTAAGGATTTTCTTGAAAAAATTGAGGATCGTCTCATGATCGAGGCCCTTGAGAAAGCCGCAGGTGTGAAAAATAAAGCCGCAGAGCTCCTCGGAGTTAAGCGGACTACGTTAATTGAGAAAATTAAGAAGAGGAATCTTGAAGTATAATTTTTTTAAAAAAGTGTGGATTTTGCGAGGGGTAGGCAGGAATATTGCATAAATAGTTGATTGTGACGCTCAGCCGATTTACCGGAGTCTTCCGGACCCTTATTCTGGCAACCTTGTTATGGTTTGCCTGCCCCCATCCAGGTTATGCTTTGGAGTATTTTATTGACACCAAGGCAGACATGGATTCCATTCGTCTTGTCTTTGACCAGAAGAACCTTTCCGGTCAGGTTACCCGAACCGGGCGACAGCAGGTTACTGTTTCCTTCCCCAAAAATTCACTTAAGGGTGAAAAAGCTCCAACCCCGGCCCCCTTATCCTCGCTACGTATTGTCCGTTCTTTAAAAATGGGCCCCAGTTCCATCACCATCGGAACCCGCACCAGCGGATTCGGTTTTATCCGTATGCCGGCGGGTAACGGACAGCTGCAGATTCAATTTTTCCGTGATCCCATCGGGTCCAAATGGCGGTCCCCGAAAGAAAAAGCAAAGCGTGAAGCCGCACGCAAAAAAACGGCCCAAAGAAAAGCTGCTGCTCGTAAAAGAGCTGCCTCTAAAAAACAGGCCGAGCAAAAAGCCAAGGTAGAAGCCGCCCGCAAGGCCGCCGCTGAAAAAGCGAAGCAGGAAGCAGCGCAGCCTCCGGTGATTGACGAGGTCGATCTGCCGCAAGATGAAGAGTCTTCACAGTTGAAGGAGGATCTTGATCAGGCACAGGAAATTGAAAATCCGGTGCAGCAGGTTCCACCTCAACCTACAAAACGTCCTTTTTATTCAGTTCCTTATACTTACCGTGCCCCGGTAGCCGATGTGGGGCCGGGACAGGCCCGCCCTGTTGATACTTCCGTGCCGCCCGCTCGGGCCGGTGGGAGCGCCCTCCGTGTTCCTGTCGGTGAAAGTTCCGCTGGAAATAAGGCAGGAGGAAGAGTCGGTGGAACAGTAGGGGGAACTGCCGGAGGAACAGTAGAAGGAAGTTCCGGTGGACAGGTCGGTGGTCAGGCCG is a window of Maridesulfovibrio sp. DNA encoding:
- a CDS encoding sigma-54 dependent transcriptional regulator; protein product: MALNLSGIIGNSPALKEVFAILAKVAPTDSTVLVTGESGTGKELVVRALHHNSKRKEKPFVPVNCGAIPKELLESELFGHEKGAFTHAVRSRPGRFELADGGTIFLDEIGEMDLSLQVKILRVLQEKEIERVGGTSIKKVDVRIVAATNRDLETEVAAGRFREDLFYRLNVIPMHLPPLRERGGDVLLLAKHFLGRFCEDKDMEQLKVHPDAADMLVSYTWPGNVRELENFMERMCILCDENEIVPDDLPEKIWKDVGKEPKKKVAELMQPVGFNWPTLTDMEEQGASGLKDFLEKIEDRLMIEALEKAAGVKNKAAELLGVKRTTLIEKIKKRNLEV
- a CDS encoding sugar porter family MFS transporter; its protein translation is MSVSPTSNPRHSASIIFVLLISAAAALGGFLFGFDTAVINGAVIALGDYFKVGPVLVGMSVSLALIGSAFGALLSGPVSDRYGRIRPMLLAAFLFTISGVGSGLPVTVWDFIFWRFLGGVGIGLASAITPAYIAEISPANLRGSFGSLQQLAIVVGIFVAMLSNYLLVDLAGGTADNVLWFGFETWRWMFWAEVPPALLYGFAAMMIPESPRYLIGTECESEAEHVLGRVLGENVRGKIEEIKLTLQTEGKASFSAIRGRYGLKPIVWIGLGLSILQQFVGINVIFYYGSMLWRSVGFSEENSLWITVITGVVNIVTTLVAIALIDRVGRKPLLLAGSAGMVITLIILAYLFGQAPINAAGHPSLSGTAATAALYSANIYVFCFGFSWGPIVWVLLGEMFNNRIRASALALGAGAQWVANFIVSASFPSLVQWSGLGFTYSIYAFFAAISFFFVMVLVRETRGRELEDME